A region from the Cryptosporangium arvum DSM 44712 genome encodes:
- the hisF gene encoding imidazole glycerol phosphate synthase subunit HisF, whose translation MTVAVRVIPCLDVDKGRVVKGVNFTRLRDAGDPVELARAYDAAGADELTFLDITASSSGRETTYDVVRRTAETVFIPLTVGGGVRTTDDVDALLRAGADKVGINTAAIARPELLREAAERFGSQCVVLSVDARRVVDGPPTPSGFEVTTHGGRRGTGIDAVEWAARGQEYGVGEILLNSMDGDGTKDGYDLPLITAVRAVVDVPVIASGGAGALEHFPPAIAAGADAVLAASVFHFGELTIGEVKAALRADGTPVR comes from the coding sequence ATGACGGTCGCGGTCCGGGTCATCCCGTGTCTGGACGTCGACAAGGGCCGGGTCGTCAAGGGCGTCAACTTCACCCGGCTGCGTGACGCCGGTGACCCGGTCGAGCTGGCCAGGGCCTACGACGCGGCCGGGGCCGACGAGCTGACGTTCCTCGACATCACCGCGTCCTCGTCCGGGCGGGAGACCACCTACGACGTGGTGCGGCGCACGGCCGAGACGGTCTTCATCCCGCTGACCGTCGGTGGCGGGGTACGCACCACCGACGACGTCGACGCGCTCCTGCGGGCCGGCGCCGACAAGGTCGGCATCAACACCGCGGCGATCGCCCGGCCGGAACTCCTGCGTGAAGCGGCCGAGCGGTTCGGCTCGCAGTGCGTCGTGCTGTCGGTGGACGCCCGGCGGGTGGTCGACGGCCCGCCCACGCCGAGCGGCTTCGAGGTGACGACGCACGGGGGCCGGCGGGGCACCGGGATCGACGCGGTCGAGTGGGCGGCCCGCGGCCAGGAGTACGGCGTCGGCGAGATCCTGCTGAACTCGATGGACGGCGACGGGACGAAGGACGGGTACGACCTGCCGCTGATCACCGCGGTGCGCGCGGTCGTCGACGTGCCGGTGATCGCGTCCGGCGGCGCCGGGGCCCTCGAGCACTTCCCGCCCGCGATCGCCGCCGGGGCCGACGCCGTCCTCGCCGCGAGCGTCTTCCACTTCGGGGAACTCACGATCGGCGAGGTGAAAGCCGCCCTCCGCGCGGACGGCACCCCGGTGCGCTGA
- the priA gene encoding bifunctional 1-(5-phosphoribosyl)-5-((5-phosphoribosylamino)methylideneamino)imidazole-4-carboxamide isomerase/phosphoribosylanthranilate isomerase PriA: MTRLELLPAVDVADGQAVRLVQGEAGSETSYGDPLEAALTWQRDGAEWIHLVDLDAAFGRGSNAAQLAEVVRALDVQVELSGGIRDDASLRAALATGCRRVNIGTAALEDPEWCAKAIAEHGDRIAVGLDVRGTTLSARGWTKDGGELFEVLARLDAEGCARYVVTDVRRDGTLTGPNVELLKSVCAATDRPVIASGGVSTLDDLRELATLVPIGVEGAIVGKALYAGAFTLPEALSAVAE; encoded by the coding sequence ATGACCAGGCTCGAGCTGCTCCCCGCGGTCGACGTCGCCGACGGCCAGGCCGTCCGGCTGGTGCAGGGGGAGGCCGGCAGCGAGACGTCGTACGGCGACCCGCTGGAGGCCGCCCTCACCTGGCAGCGCGACGGTGCCGAGTGGATCCACCTCGTCGACCTCGACGCGGCGTTCGGCCGTGGCTCCAACGCCGCCCAGCTGGCCGAGGTCGTCCGGGCGCTCGACGTGCAGGTCGAGCTCTCCGGCGGCATCCGCGACGACGCCTCACTGCGTGCCGCGCTGGCCACCGGCTGCCGGCGGGTCAACATCGGCACCGCCGCGCTGGAGGACCCCGAGTGGTGCGCCAAGGCCATCGCCGAGCACGGCGACCGGATCGCGGTCGGCCTCGACGTCCGGGGCACGACGCTGTCCGCGCGGGGCTGGACGAAGGACGGCGGTGAGCTGTTCGAGGTGCTGGCCCGGCTCGACGCCGAGGGCTGCGCGCGCTACGTCGTCACCGATGTGCGCCGCGACGGGACGCTGACCGGCCCGAACGTCGAGCTGCTGAAGTCGGTGTGCGCGGCGACCGACCGGCCGGTGATCGCGTCCGGCGGGGTGTCCACGCTGGACGACCTGCGTGAGCTCGCGACGCTGGTGCCGATCGGCGTCGAGGGCGCGATCGTCGGCAAGGCGCTCTACGCCGGGGCGTTCACGCTGCCCGAGGCGCTGTCGGCGGTCGCGGAATGA
- the hisH gene encoding imidazole glycerol phosphate synthase subunit HisH, with protein sequence MSPRVVVLDYGSGNLRSAERALERAGADVTVTPDLAAAAEADGLVVPGVGAFAAVMAGIEKLGAQEVIHARVADSRPVLGICVGMQVLFDYGVEHGVRTHGLGVFAGGVTRLTARRIPHMGWNTIDVGAGSQLFRGVEDERFYFVHSYAAPASGVDGVLTTATHDEPFLAAIERDAVAATQFHPEKSGDAGAAVLANWVRALS encoded by the coding sequence ATGAGCCCGCGGGTCGTCGTACTGGACTACGGGTCGGGCAACCTCCGCTCGGCCGAGCGGGCACTCGAGCGGGCCGGTGCCGACGTCACGGTCACCCCCGACCTAGCCGCCGCCGCCGAGGCCGACGGACTGGTCGTGCCCGGCGTCGGGGCGTTCGCGGCGGTCATGGCCGGGATCGAGAAGCTCGGCGCGCAGGAGGTCATCCACGCGCGGGTCGCCGATTCCCGGCCGGTGCTCGGCATCTGCGTCGGCATGCAGGTGCTGTTCGACTACGGCGTCGAGCACGGGGTGCGCACGCACGGGCTGGGTGTCTTCGCCGGTGGTGTCACCCGGCTGACCGCGCGGCGTATCCCGCACATGGGCTGGAACACGATCGACGTCGGCGCGGGCTCGCAGCTCTTCCGTGGCGTCGAGGACGAGCGGTTCTACTTCGTCCACTCCTACGCCGCCCCGGCGTCCGGCGTCGACGGGGTGCTCACCACCGCCACCCACGACGAGCCGTTCCTGGCCGCGATCGAACGCGACGCGGTGGCGGCGACCCAGTTCCACCCGGAGAAGTCCGGCGACGCCGGTGCTGCGGTGCTCGCGAACTGGGTACGAGCGTTGTCATGA
- the hisB gene encoding imidazoleglycerol-phosphate dehydratase HisB, which yields MSRTGRIERATGESKVLVEIDLDGSGTCDISTGVGFYDHMLNQLGKHGGFDLTVQTVGDLHIDAHHTVEDTAIALGQAFNQALGDKAGIRRFGDALVPLDEALVQVAVDLAGRPYLVHEEPAVMEVATIGPAFPATLVRHIWEAFTHNASIALHVLVRSGRDPHHIAESQFKAVARALRDATAFDPRVSGIPSTKGRLSG from the coding sequence ATGAGCCGCACCGGGCGGATCGAGCGGGCGACCGGCGAGTCGAAGGTACTCGTGGAGATCGACCTCGACGGGTCGGGGACGTGTGACATCTCCACCGGCGTCGGCTTCTACGACCACATGCTCAACCAGCTCGGGAAGCACGGCGGGTTCGACCTGACCGTGCAGACCGTCGGGGACCTGCACATCGACGCGCACCACACGGTGGAAGACACCGCGATCGCGCTCGGGCAGGCGTTCAACCAGGCGCTCGGCGACAAGGCCGGCATCCGCCGGTTCGGCGACGCGCTGGTGCCGCTCGACGAGGCCCTGGTGCAGGTCGCGGTCGACCTGGCCGGGCGTCCCTACCTGGTGCACGAGGAGCCCGCGGTGATGGAGGTGGCCACGATCGGCCCCGCCTTCCCGGCGACGCTGGTCCGGCACATCTGGGAGGCGTTCACCCACAACGCCTCGATCGCGCTGCACGTGCTCGTCCGCTCCGGCCGCGACCCGCACCACATCGCGGAGTCGCAGTTCAAGGCCGTCGCCAGGGCGCTGCGTGACGCGACCGCGTTCGACCCGCGGGTGAGCGGCATCCCGTCGACGAAGGGGCGGTTGTCCGGATGA
- a CDS encoding histidinol-phosphate transaminase: MSAPGPDGRWAGRSVTLAELPIRDELKGSEPYGAPQLDVPVALNTNENSYPVPDVVVEAIVAAVRAEAAGLNRYPDREAVALREDLARYVGHGLTVHNLWAANGSNEVLQELLQVFGGPGRTALGFTPAYSMHPILALGTGTAWIDGRRNADFSVDAESAAADVRRHDPDVVFLCSPNNPTGTALGLDVVEAVLDAARGVVVVDEAYAEFAREGTPSALSLLGASHRLVVTRTMSKAFALAGARLGYLAADPAVVDAIRLVRLPYHLSSITQAAARAALAHADVLLATVEAIKEQRDRIVAELTARGLDVVPSDANFVLFGGLGDQKAVWQRVLEHGVLIRDVGLPGHLRVTAGTPAETDAFLAALTESLEGAATTTKGEA, translated from the coding sequence ATGAGCGCTCCCGGCCCCGACGGGCGGTGGGCGGGCCGCAGCGTGACGCTCGCCGAACTCCCGATCCGCGACGAACTCAAGGGCAGCGAGCCGTACGGTGCGCCGCAGCTGGACGTCCCGGTGGCGCTAAACACGAACGAGAACTCGTATCCGGTGCCCGACGTCGTCGTCGAGGCGATCGTGGCCGCGGTCCGCGCGGAGGCGGCCGGCCTCAACCGGTACCCCGACCGCGAGGCCGTCGCGCTCCGCGAGGATCTGGCGCGTTACGTCGGGCACGGGCTCACCGTCCACAATCTCTGGGCCGCCAACGGCTCCAACGAGGTGCTGCAGGAGCTGCTGCAGGTGTTCGGCGGCCCCGGGCGCACCGCGCTGGGCTTCACGCCCGCGTACTCGATGCACCCGATCCTGGCGCTGGGCACCGGCACCGCGTGGATCGACGGCCGGCGCAACGCCGACTTCTCGGTCGACGCGGAGAGCGCCGCCGCCGACGTGCGCCGCCACGACCCCGACGTCGTGTTCCTCTGCTCGCCGAACAACCCGACCGGTACCGCGCTCGGGCTCGACGTCGTCGAAGCCGTGCTGGACGCGGCCCGCGGCGTCGTCGTCGTCGACGAGGCCTACGCGGAGTTCGCCCGCGAGGGCACGCCGAGCGCGCTGTCGTTGCTCGGCGCGAGCCACCGGCTGGTCGTCACCCGCACGATGAGCAAGGCGTTCGCGCTGGCCGGTGCCCGGCTCGGTTATCTGGCCGCCGATCCGGCGGTGGTCGACGCGATCCGGCTGGTCCGGTTGCCCTACCACCTCTCGTCGATCACCCAGGCCGCGGCCCGCGCGGCGCTCGCGCACGCCGACGTGCTGCTCGCCACGGTCGAGGCGATCAAGGAGCAGCGCGACCGGATCGTCGCCGAGCTGACCGCGCGCGGCCTCGACGTCGTCCCCAGCGACGCGAACTTCGTGCTGTTCGGTGGCCTCGGCGACCAGAAAGCGGTCTGGCAGCGGGTGCTCGAGCACGGGGTCCTCATCCGTGACGTCGGCCTGCCCGGCCACCTGCGGGTCACCGCGGGCACCCCGGCCGAGACCGACGCGTTCCTCGCGGCCCTCACCGAGTCACTCGAAGGCGCCGCCACCACCACGAAAGGCGAAGCATGA
- the hisD gene encoding histidinol dehydrogenase, with amino-acid sequence MLTRIDLRGTAADRSTADLRGVLPRAAFDVDSAVERVRPVVSAIHRDGLPAVLDATRRFDGVEATGVRVPAEAIAAAEAGLDDGVRAALRESIRRARLVHADQRRTDVTTRVVPGGTVTERFVPAGRVGLYVPGGLAVYPSSVVMNVVPAQEAGVPSLAVASPPQKEFGGLPHPTILAACALLGVDEVYAVGGAQAIAVFAYGLADAGDGASPVEPVDVVTGPGNIYVTAAKRLLRGIIGIDSEAGTTEIAVLADDTADPVHVAADLISQAEHDPAAASVLVTASTELADAVEAEVVRQVAVTKHVERVRAALSGPQSGVVLVDDLEQGLRVVDAYAAEHLEIQTADAAAVAARVRNAGAIFVGPWSPVSLGDYCAGSNHVLPTGGCARHSSGLSVQTFLRGVHVVEYTEEALREVAGHVTTLADAEDLPAHGAAVRARFAR; translated from the coding sequence GTGCTGACCCGAATCGACCTCCGCGGGACCGCTGCCGATCGCAGCACCGCCGACCTGCGGGGAGTACTGCCCCGCGCCGCCTTCGACGTCGACTCCGCCGTCGAACGGGTCCGGCCGGTCGTGTCGGCGATTCATCGCGACGGCCTGCCCGCCGTGCTCGACGCGACCCGCCGGTTCGACGGCGTGGAGGCCACCGGCGTCCGCGTGCCGGCCGAGGCGATCGCGGCGGCCGAAGCGGGCCTCGACGACGGTGTGCGCGCGGCGCTGCGCGAGTCGATCCGGCGCGCCCGGCTGGTCCACGCCGATCAGCGGCGCACCGACGTCACCACCCGGGTCGTGCCCGGCGGCACCGTCACCGAGCGGTTCGTGCCGGCCGGCCGCGTCGGCCTCTACGTTCCCGGCGGCCTGGCCGTCTACCCGTCCAGCGTCGTGATGAACGTGGTGCCGGCCCAGGAGGCCGGGGTCCCGTCGCTGGCCGTCGCGTCGCCGCCGCAGAAGGAGTTCGGCGGCCTGCCCCACCCGACGATCCTGGCGGCCTGCGCGCTGCTCGGCGTCGACGAGGTGTACGCGGTCGGCGGCGCGCAGGCGATCGCGGTGTTCGCGTACGGGCTCGCCGACGCCGGCGACGGCGCGAGCCCGGTCGAGCCGGTCGACGTCGTCACCGGCCCCGGCAACATCTACGTCACCGCGGCGAAGCGGCTGCTGCGCGGGATCATCGGCATCGACTCGGAGGCCGGCACCACCGAGATCGCCGTGCTCGCCGACGACACCGCCGATCCGGTGCACGTCGCCGCCGACCTGATCAGCCAGGCCGAGCACGACCCGGCCGCCGCGTCGGTGCTGGTCACCGCGTCCACCGAACTGGCCGACGCGGTCGAGGCCGAGGTCGTCCGGCAGGTGGCGGTCACCAAGCACGTCGAGCGGGTGCGAGCCGCGCTCTCCGGGCCGCAGTCGGGCGTCGTGCTCGTCGACGACCTGGAGCAGGGCCTTCGTGTCGTCGACGCCTACGCCGCCGAGCACCTGGAGATCCAGACCGCCGACGCCGCTGCGGTCGCCGCGCGGGTCCGCAACGCCGGCGCGATCTTCGTCGGGCCCTGGTCGCCGGTGTCGCTCGGCGACTACTGCGCGGGGTCCAACCACGTGCTGCCCACCGGCGGCTGCGCGCGGCATTCGTCCGGGCTGTCGGTGCAGACGTTCCTGCGTGGTGTCCACGTCGTGGAGTACACCGAGGAGGCACTGCGCGAGGTGGCCGGTCACGTCACGACGCTCGCCGACGCCGAGGACCTCCCGGCGCACGGCGCGGCCGTCCGGGCCAGGTTCGCCCGATGA
- a CDS encoding LON peptidase substrate-binding domain-containing protein: MAEIIPLFPLGTVLFPGVVLPLHIFEPRYRALIRDLMTADTRSRQFGVCAIRQGWEVGEDAVTALYDVGCTAELRQVHPYRDGRFDVVNVGRDRFRLLEVLPSDGDVPYLRARIERLPEVTAEAPADEEAEVLAAGVREVFARCRTLLHATLRAGEDRAARDDDGHPVLPALPLPNDPSMLSYLVGSAAPLTLDDQQSLLAIDEPVSRLRRELRLLKREATMLSRLHAVPVPLAELQVVQSPN, from the coding sequence GTGGCCGAGATCATCCCGCTGTTTCCGCTCGGCACCGTCCTGTTCCCGGGAGTGGTGCTCCCGCTGCACATCTTCGAGCCCCGGTACCGGGCGTTGATCCGCGATCTGATGACGGCCGACACCCGGTCCCGTCAGTTCGGGGTGTGTGCGATCCGGCAGGGCTGGGAGGTCGGCGAGGACGCCGTGACCGCTCTGTACGACGTGGGCTGCACGGCGGAGCTCCGGCAGGTCCACCCTTACCGCGACGGGCGGTTCGACGTGGTGAACGTCGGCCGGGACCGGTTCCGGCTGCTGGAGGTACTGCCGTCCGACGGTGACGTGCCCTACCTCCGCGCGCGGATCGAGCGGCTGCCGGAGGTGACGGCCGAGGCCCCCGCGGACGAGGAGGCCGAGGTGCTGGCGGCCGGGGTGCGCGAGGTGTTCGCCCGCTGCCGCACGCTCCTGCACGCGACGCTGCGCGCCGGCGAGGACCGCGCGGCCCGCGACGACGACGGCCACCCCGTGCTGCCTGCCCTCCCGCTGCCCAACGACCCGTCGATGCTGTCGTACCTGGTCGGGTCAGCCGCACCGCTGACGCTCGACGACCAGCAGAGCCTGCTGGCGATCGACGAGCCGGTGAGCCGGCTGCGCCGAGAGCTGCGGTTGCTGAAGCGGGAAGCCACCATGCTCTCGCGGCTGCACGCGGTGCCGGTGCCGCTCGCGGAGCTCCAGGTCGTGCAGTCCCCCAACTGA
- a CDS encoding DUF2567 domain-containing protein, which produces MRQESPRPSDGVTPPPAHPPGPAQPENPGSAPDTGRYLIGPNTGPSPNTGPNTGPSAGPGQYTSPDPSRNTGAELVPVNRRRHGADDEPDDPVALSPAALLAGLRASVAWGDVVAAVILALVVAATGVGTGALWSWIGPHVPVLMTANGPILAEYYGESSVGQQATFGGLALAAGLLAGPIAYVIRRRRGPIVLIGLAAGGLAAAWISWKFGVWVGQSEYESLLQTAAPGREFTMPVELDARGLLFLEPLVAVLGYVLVAAWSRYPDLKADPTLNRAHGRHWGARPPDQ; this is translated from the coding sequence GTGCGCCAGGAATCGCCGAGGCCGTCGGACGGCGTGACCCCGCCGCCCGCGCACCCGCCCGGCCCGGCCCAGCCGGAAAATCCCGGCAGCGCCCCCGACACCGGCCGCTACCTGATCGGCCCGAACACCGGCCCCAGCCCGAACACCGGCCCGAACACCGGCCCGAGCGCCGGCCCCGGCCAGTACACGAGTCCCGACCCGAGCAGAAACACCGGCGCGGAGCTCGTGCCGGTGAACCGTCGCCGGCACGGTGCCGACGACGAGCCCGACGACCCGGTGGCCCTCTCGCCCGCGGCCCTCCTGGCCGGCCTGCGCGCCTCGGTGGCCTGGGGCGACGTGGTCGCGGCCGTGATCCTGGCCCTGGTGGTCGCCGCGACCGGGGTCGGCACCGGGGCCCTCTGGTCCTGGATCGGGCCGCACGTGCCGGTGCTGATGACGGCGAACGGGCCGATCCTCGCCGAGTACTACGGCGAGTCCTCGGTCGGTCAGCAGGCGACCTTCGGCGGGCTGGCGCTCGCGGCCGGCCTGCTCGCCGGCCCGATCGCCTACGTGATCCGCCGCCGCCGCGGGCCGATCGTGCTGATCGGGCTGGCCGCGGGCGGCCTCGCGGCCGCGTGGATCAGCTGGAAGTTCGGCGTCTGGGTCGGGCAGTCGGAGTACGAGTCGCTGCTGCAGACCGCCGCGCCGGGCCGCGAGTTCACGATGCCGGTGGAGTTGGACGCCCGCGGCCTGCTGTTCCTCGAGCCGCTCGTCGCGGTGCTCGGGTACGTGCTGGTGGCCGCCTGGTCGCGTTACCCCGATCTGAAAGCCGACCCGACGCTCAACCGCGCGCACGGACGCCACTGGGGAGCCCGCCCGCCGGACCAGTGA
- a CDS encoding MinD/ParA family ATP-binding protein — MGPTEPADRGEAVRSWRALLGRSRSRPRPAGSAPPLVPPLLPPPPAPTPVPPAQRVGEVPRPPAQPVAPPLPPALVGTVPIPQALEMVRADVGSSKAVAFVNPKGGVHKTTATVLAAATLGSVRGGGVLAWDDNELRGTLGLRAGTARHARTIKHLIGDLPGVETAIAQGQPVQDVLENYLRHSSDGSFDVLAGDEDPRVARHLNPDVVERLMKLLTSAYDIVCVDTGNNVESANWKTVIQQSDRMVVTTLPREDAAFTADWMLDLLEADGHADLVADAVTVLSCPSPIRSPLLEELVEHFAQRTRAVAVIPYDPALESGSTIAFSQIADVTRRAWLDASAALVQGWGR; from the coding sequence GTGGGGCCCACTGAGCCCGCCGACCGGGGCGAAGCGGTCCGGAGCTGGCGCGCGTTACTCGGCCGGTCGCGCAGCCGGCCGCGCCCGGCGGGTTCCGCGCCACCGCTCGTGCCTCCGCTGCTCCCGCCGCCTCCCGCGCCGACGCCGGTGCCGCCGGCGCAGCGGGTCGGCGAGGTACCCCGGCCTCCGGCCCAGCCGGTCGCGCCGCCGTTACCGCCGGCGCTCGTGGGCACGGTGCCGATCCCGCAGGCGCTCGAGATGGTCCGGGCCGACGTCGGTTCGTCGAAAGCGGTGGCGTTCGTCAACCCCAAGGGCGGCGTCCACAAGACCACCGCCACCGTGCTGGCCGCCGCGACGCTCGGCAGCGTGCGCGGCGGCGGGGTGCTGGCCTGGGACGACAACGAGCTGCGCGGCACGCTCGGGTTGCGCGCGGGCACCGCACGGCACGCCCGGACGATCAAGCACCTGATCGGTGATCTGCCGGGCGTCGAGACCGCGATCGCGCAGGGGCAACCCGTCCAGGACGTGTTGGAGAACTACTTGCGCCACTCGTCCGACGGGTCGTTCGACGTCCTGGCCGGCGACGAGGACCCGCGGGTCGCCAGGCACCTCAACCCCGACGTCGTCGAGCGCCTGATGAAGTTGCTGACCAGCGCGTACGACATCGTGTGCGTCGACACCGGGAACAACGTCGAGAGCGCGAACTGGAAGACCGTGATCCAGCAGAGCGACCGGATGGTGGTCACGACGCTGCCCCGCGAGGACGCGGCGTTCACCGCCGACTGGATGCTCGACCTGCTCGAGGCGGACGGCCACGCCGACCTGGTCGCCGACGCGGTCACGGTGCTGAGCTGCCCCAGCCCGATCCGTTCTCCGCTGCTCGAGGAGTTGGTGGAGCACTTCGCCCAGCGCACCCGGGCGGTCGCCGTCATTCCCTACGACCCGGCGCTGGAGTCCGGGTCGACGATCGCGTTCTCCCAGATCGCGGACGTCACCCGCCGCGCCTGGCTGGATGCGTCCGCCGCCCTCGTCCAGGGTTGGGGACGTTGA
- a CDS encoding GNAT family N-acetyltransferase: protein MKTPLGSLWVTVAARAELPAVFALRHEVFVVGQGVPVDIERDELDETAVHVGAYEADPAAPAGAQPRLVGTGRLVGEPPGPGRVGRMAVRADARRAGVGTAVLRGLERAAMRRGNPEIVLHAQLHAAAFYEKAGYTTAGPEFEEAGIRHVEMRKDLPLVRPVTDADSAGLIELIGTTWGEYPGCVLDIDGEEPWLRAPGSYYAANGGRMWVAELRGAIVGSIALRPGPDDTAELKSLYVGAAARRHGLGEVLTSLVEDDALARGVRQLELWTDTRFADAHRFYARLGYTRLPGHRELHDLSDTVEYPFVKTFPYTADLAG, encoded by the coding sequence ATGAAGACCCCTCTCGGATCACTCTGGGTGACGGTGGCGGCCCGTGCGGAGTTGCCTGCCGTGTTCGCGCTGCGTCACGAAGTCTTCGTCGTCGGTCAGGGGGTGCCGGTCGACATCGAGCGTGACGAGCTCGACGAGACCGCGGTGCACGTCGGCGCCTACGAGGCCGATCCGGCGGCCCCGGCCGGAGCCCAGCCCCGGCTGGTCGGCACCGGCCGGCTGGTCGGCGAACCACCGGGGCCCGGCCGGGTCGGGCGGATGGCCGTCCGCGCCGACGCCCGGCGCGCCGGGGTGGGCACGGCGGTGCTCCGCGGCCTCGAGCGGGCCGCGATGCGCCGGGGCAACCCGGAGATCGTGCTCCACGCGCAGCTGCACGCCGCCGCGTTCTACGAGAAGGCCGGCTACACGACGGCCGGGCCGGAGTTCGAGGAGGCCGGCATCCGGCACGTCGAGATGCGCAAGGATCTCCCGCTTGTCCGGCCGGTCACCGACGCCGACTCGGCGGGGCTGATCGAGCTGATCGGCACCACCTGGGGCGAGTACCCCGGCTGCGTCCTCGACATCGACGGCGAGGAACCGTGGCTGCGGGCGCCGGGTAGCTACTACGCCGCCAACGGCGGGCGGATGTGGGTGGCGGAGCTGCGCGGCGCGATCGTCGGCTCGATCGCCCTCCGGCCCGGTCCCGACGACACGGCCGAGCTCAAGAGCCTCTACGTCGGGGCGGCCGCGCGCCGGCACGGGCTCGGTGAGGTGCTCACCTCGCTGGTGGAGGACGACGCCCTCGCTCGCGGCGTGCGTCAGCTGGAGCTGTGGACCGACACCCGCTTCGCCGACGCCCACCGGTTCTACGCCCGGCTCGGGTACACCCGGCTGCCGGGCCACCGAGAGCTGCACGATCTGTCCGACACGGTCGAGTACCCGTTCGTGAAGACGTTTCCGTACACCGCGGATCTCGCCGGATGA
- a CDS encoding RluA family pseudouridine synthase, translating to MTEVVPGEHRSLPVPDGLEGMRLDAALARLFGLSRTVAAGVIESGDVYLDGSPAAKSDRVSGGAWLDVTLPAPPAPPTANPEPVPGLRVVYSDDHIVVVDKPVGVAAHPSPGWTGPTVVGGVAAMGYRIATSGAAERQGVVHRLDAGTTGLMVLATSERAYTLLKRAFKEREVSKVYHALVQGHPDPSRGTIDAPIDRHPSSDWRFAVVAGGKPSVTHYDTLEAFRAASLLEVTLETGRTHQIRVHFSALRHPCVGDLTYGADPTLSARLGLTRQWLHAMRLGFDHPDTGEWVEFTSEYPADLQAALDTVRAES from the coding sequence ATGACTGAAGTCGTCCCCGGCGAGCACCGTTCCCTTCCGGTCCCCGACGGGCTGGAGGGAATGCGCCTGGACGCCGCGCTTGCCCGCTTGTTCGGCCTGTCGCGCACCGTGGCCGCCGGCGTGATCGAGTCCGGTGACGTGTACCTCGACGGCTCTCCGGCCGCGAAGTCCGACCGGGTCTCCGGGGGAGCCTGGCTCGACGTGACGCTGCCCGCGCCGCCCGCACCGCCGACCGCGAACCCGGAGCCCGTTCCCGGTCTGCGCGTCGTGTACTCCGACGACCACATCGTCGTCGTCGACAAACCGGTCGGGGTCGCCGCGCACCCGAGCCCCGGCTGGACCGGCCCCACGGTGGTCGGTGGCGTCGCGGCCATGGGCTACCGCATCGCCACGTCCGGCGCGGCCGAGCGGCAGGGCGTCGTGCACCGGCTCGACGCCGGAACCACCGGCTTGATGGTGCTGGCCACCAGCGAGCGCGCGTACACGCTGCTCAAGCGGGCGTTCAAGGAGCGGGAGGTCAGCAAGGTCTACCACGCGCTGGTGCAGGGCCATCCCGACCCGTCGCGCGGCACGATCGACGCGCCGATCGACCGGCACCCCTCGTCGGACTGGCGGTTCGCGGTGGTGGCCGGCGGCAAGCCGAGCGTCACCCACTACGACACGCTGGAGGCCTTCCGGGCGGCGTCGCTGCTCGAGGTGACGTTGGAGACCGGTCGTACCCACCAGATCCGGGTGCACTTCTCGGCCCTGCGTCACCCGTGCGTCGGGGACCTGACCTACGGCGCCGACCCCACGCTGTCGGCCCGGCTCGGGCTCACCCGGCAGTGGCTGCACGCGATGCGGCTCGGCTTCGACCACCCCGACACCGGCGAGTGGGTCGAGTTCACCAGCGAGTACCCGGCCGACCTGCAGGCGGCGCTGGACACGGTCCGCGCGGAGTCGTGA
- the lspA gene encoding signal peptidase II, protein MALVALALDLGSKLLVVAELEDTGHPPVQLLPDVLYLVHTRNTGAAFSLGSSYTYVLTAIALVVILVIIRSARRLASTGWAVALGLILGGACGNVVDRLFRTGGGVVDFFAIVDPFDPPWPVFNIADACLCVGVAILVGMELTGRRIDGSRATKAGRASVAEDPPGHN, encoded by the coding sequence GTGGCGCTCGTCGCCCTGGCGCTCGACCTGGGCAGCAAGCTGCTCGTCGTCGCGGAGCTCGAAGACACCGGCCATCCGCCGGTCCAGCTTCTACCCGACGTCCTCTACCTGGTGCACACCCGGAACACGGGCGCGGCGTTCTCGCTCGGCTCGAGCTACACCTACGTCCTGACCGCGATCGCGCTCGTCGTCATCCTGGTCATCATCCGCAGCGCGCGGCGGCTGGCCTCCACCGGCTGGGCGGTCGCCCTCGGTCTGATCCTGGGTGGGGCCTGCGGGAACGTCGTCGATCGGCTGTTCCGTACCGGCGGTGGGGTCGTCGACTTCTTCGCGATCGTCGACCCGTTCGACCCGCCGTGGCCGGTGTTCAACATCGCCGACGCGTGCCTGTGCGTCGGCGTCGCGATCCTGGTGGGGATGGAGCTGACCGGGCGCCGGATCGACGGTTCGCGAGCGACGAAGGCCGGGCGGGCTTCGGTGGCCGAAGACCCGCCGGGGCACAATTGA